From the genome of Phytohabitans rumicis, one region includes:
- a CDS encoding DNA polymerase ligase N-terminal domain-containing protein has protein sequence MAGEDRPRFVLHEHRRPRHHFDLRLEEGGVLRSWALPRGLPTDPTHNRLAVEVADHDMEHLTYQDEDKSIADLGWWEEHDRNERRLLFTLHGRGLPRRYALIRTAEGWLMHQTKEQPPAA, from the coding sequence ATGGCAGGCGAAGACCGTCCGCGATTCGTGCTGCACGAGCACCGGCGGCCCCGGCACCACTTCGACCTGCGCCTGGAGGAGGGCGGCGTCCTCCGGTCCTGGGCGCTGCCGCGCGGCCTGCCCACCGACCCGACCCACAACCGCCTCGCCGTCGAGGTGGCCGACCACGACATGGAGCACCTCACCTACCAGGACGAGGACAAGTCGATCGCCGATCTGGGCTGGTGGGAAGAGCACGATCGCAACGAGCGGCGGCTGCTGTTCACGCTGCACGGTAGGGGTCTGCCGCGGCGGTACGCGTTGATCCGTACCGCCGAAGGGTGGCTGATGCACCAGACGAAGGAGCAACCACCCGCCGCGTAG
- the recQ gene encoding DNA helicase RecQ: MALEVLQRVFGYDSFRGDQREIIDHVSGGGDALVLMPTGGGKSLCYQIPALVREGTGVVISPLIALMQDQVDALRTLGVRAGFLNSTLDFGERRAVEAAFLAGDLDLLYLAPEALGTAAVQRLLDRGTISLFAIDEAHCVSQWGHDFRPDYLALSMLHERWPKVPRIALTATATTATHTEIATRLQLGDARHFVASFDRPNIQYRIVPKNEPRRQLLTLLRTEHAGDAGIIYCLSRASVEKIAEFLVESGIPALPYHAGLDARTRATNQSRFLREDGLVMVATIAFGMGIDKPDVRFVAHLDLPKSVEGYYQETGRAGRDGLPSTAWLAYGLQDVVQQRKLIDSSEGDLAHRRNLAAHLDAMLALCETVECRRVQLLAYFGEESKPCGNCDTCLTPPESWDGTIAAQKLLSTVLRLQRERNQKFGAGQSIDILLGRKTDKVTQHGHDALTVFGIGTELGESEWRGVVRQLLAQGLLAVQGEYGVLVLTEGSTSVLSRQREVRLRREQARPTTPAKSRSAAAAAELPAQAAPVFERLRAWRAATAKEQGVPAYVIFHDATLRQIATEHPTTLAALATVNGVGENKLAKFGQQILDTLAALNPGRAPPSARRGAALRAVARAAPFVRRSRAYGRALISKPRPYALDRREIP; this comes from the coding sequence GTGGCTCTGGAGGTCCTGCAACGCGTATTTGGGTACGACTCGTTCCGGGGCGACCAGCGGGAGATCATCGACCACGTGAGCGGTGGCGGCGACGCCTTGGTGCTCATGCCCACTGGTGGCGGCAAGTCGCTGTGCTACCAGATCCCGGCGCTGGTGCGCGAGGGCACCGGGGTGGTGATCTCGCCGCTGATCGCACTCATGCAGGACCAGGTCGACGCGCTGCGGACGCTCGGCGTGCGGGCCGGCTTCCTCAACTCGACGCTGGACTTCGGCGAGCGGCGGGCGGTCGAGGCGGCGTTCCTGGCCGGCGACCTCGACCTGCTGTACCTGGCGCCGGAGGCGCTCGGCACCGCGGCCGTCCAGCGGCTGCTGGACCGGGGCACGATCTCGCTGTTCGCGATCGACGAGGCGCACTGCGTGTCGCAGTGGGGGCACGACTTCCGGCCCGACTACCTGGCGCTGTCGATGCTGCACGAGCGCTGGCCGAAGGTGCCCCGGATCGCGCTGACCGCGACGGCGACCACGGCGACCCACACGGAGATCGCGACCCGGCTGCAGCTCGGCGACGCCCGCCACTTCGTGGCCAGCTTCGACCGGCCCAACATCCAGTACCGGATCGTGCCGAAGAACGAGCCCCGCCGGCAGCTGCTCACGCTGCTGCGCACCGAGCACGCGGGCGACGCCGGCATCATCTACTGCCTGTCCCGCGCGTCGGTGGAAAAGATCGCCGAGTTCCTGGTGGAGAGCGGGATCCCCGCGCTGCCGTACCACGCCGGGCTGGACGCCCGCACCCGCGCGACCAACCAGTCCCGCTTCCTGCGCGAGGACGGCCTGGTCATGGTCGCCACGATCGCGTTCGGGATGGGCATCGACAAGCCGGACGTACGCTTCGTCGCCCACCTCGACCTGCCCAAGTCGGTGGAGGGCTACTACCAGGAGACCGGCCGGGCCGGGCGGGACGGGCTGCCGTCGACCGCCTGGCTGGCGTACGGCCTGCAGGACGTGGTGCAGCAGCGCAAGCTGATCGACTCCTCCGAGGGCGACCTCGCGCACCGGCGCAACCTGGCCGCGCACCTCGACGCGATGCTGGCCCTGTGCGAGACCGTCGAGTGCCGGCGCGTGCAGCTGCTGGCGTACTTCGGCGAGGAGAGCAAGCCCTGCGGCAACTGCGACACGTGCCTGACGCCGCCGGAGTCGTGGGACGGCACGATCGCGGCGCAGAAGCTGCTGTCGACGGTGCTGCGGCTGCAGCGCGAGCGCAACCAGAAGTTCGGCGCCGGCCAGTCCATCGACATCCTGCTCGGCCGCAAGACCGACAAGGTCACCCAGCACGGCCACGACGCGCTGACCGTGTTCGGCATCGGCACCGAACTGGGCGAGTCCGAGTGGCGGGGCGTGGTGCGCCAACTGCTGGCCCAGGGCCTGCTCGCGGTGCAGGGCGAGTACGGCGTCCTGGTCCTCACCGAGGGCAGCACGTCGGTGCTGAGCCGGCAGCGCGAGGTCCGGCTGCGGCGCGAGCAGGCGCGGCCGACCACACCCGCCAAGTCGCGCTCGGCGGCGGCCGCCGCGGAGCTGCCGGCGCAGGCGGCACCGGTGTTCGAGCGGCTGCGGGCCTGGCGCGCGGCCACCGCCAAGGAGCAGGGCGTGCCGGCGTACGTCATCTTCCACGACGCGACCCTGCGCCAGATCGCGACCGAACACCCCACCACCCTGGCCGCCCTGGCAACGGTGAACGGCGTAGGCGAAAACAAACTGGCCAAATTCGGCCAACAAATCCTAGACACCCTCGCGGCCCTTAACCCCGGCCGCGCCCCTCCCTCTGCCCGTCGCGGGGCCGCCCTTCGCGCCGTCGCGCGGGCCGCCCCCTTTGTGCGTCGATCAAGGGCATATGGTCGTGCTTTGATCTCCAAACCACGACCATATGCCCTTGATCGACGCGAGATTCCTTGA
- a CDS encoding helix-turn-helix domain-containing protein translates to MTDLGAFLRGRREAVTPAEVGLPTGPRRRTPGLRRAELATLAGVSVEYLTRLEQGRDRHPSMQVLAALADALRLSSEERMHLRGLAKVAGGGGALVCAGLEPPAREVRPTVRALLDRLEPAPAYVMNRLADVLAYTSGFARLVGPVGLLDADPPNLARYVFADARARAAYPDWDRVAGERAATLAVAIGPDDHHRAELVDDLTVIAGAAFAARLAAATVPRRTGIERLAHPEVGELRLAYEILELPEADDQRLVVYLPADEATSAALDRLDGRRPGALRSVPQAVGRSA, encoded by the coding sequence ATGACCGACCTGGGGGCGTTCCTGCGCGGTCGCCGCGAAGCCGTCACTCCCGCCGAGGTGGGGTTGCCGACCGGGCCCCGCCGCCGCACACCTGGCCTGCGCCGGGCCGAGCTGGCCACCCTCGCCGGGGTGAGCGTCGAGTACCTGACCCGGCTGGAGCAGGGGCGCGACCGGCACCCGTCGATGCAGGTGCTGGCGGCGCTGGCCGACGCGCTGCGGCTGTCCAGCGAGGAGCGGATGCACCTGCGTGGCCTGGCCAAGGTGGCCGGGGGCGGCGGTGCGTTGGTGTGCGCGGGACTGGAGCCGCCGGCACGCGAGGTCCGGCCCACCGTGCGGGCGCTGCTGGACCGGCTCGAGCCGGCCCCCGCGTACGTGATGAACCGGCTGGCGGACGTGCTGGCGTACACGTCGGGGTTCGCGCGGCTGGTGGGACCGGTCGGGCTGCTGGACGCGGACCCGCCCAACCTGGCCCGGTACGTCTTCGCCGACGCGCGGGCGCGGGCGGCGTACCCGGATTGGGACCGGGTGGCGGGCGAGCGGGCCGCGACGCTGGCGGTGGCGATCGGCCCCGACGACCACCATCGGGCGGAGCTGGTCGACGACCTGACCGTGATCGCGGGGGCGGCGTTCGCCGCGCGGCTGGCGGCGGCGACCGTGCCGCGGCGCACCGGGATCGAGCGGCTCGCGCACCCCGAGGTGGGCGAGCTGCGGCTGGCGTACGAGATCTTGGAGCTGCCGGAGGCCGACGACCAGCGGCTGGTCGTCTACCTGCCGGCCGACGAGGCCACCTCGGCGGCGCTGGACCGGCTCGACGGGCGGCGCCCCGGCGCGCTGCGGTCGGTCCCCCAGGCTGTCGGTCGGTCGGCCTAG
- a CDS encoding SDR family NAD(P)-dependent oxidoreductase: MDLGLTNRTVIVTGASGGIGRHIARGFAAEGADVVITYRNSRSDAEQVAKEIGDRTLLIGYDLSDPAAPTALVKQVLDWTGRIDVLVNNAVNWGADGLPQGHFEDAPDDYWLPVLRANIEGALRLTRTVAPVLRERRWGRLVHVSSSVAEDGMPSGEYYGAAKAALHGFSKSAAIGLGRDGDILSNVVMPGLTRTDRNTEITDAFGDHYSALAPIGRLLDAAEVAGAVVYLGSAANTGITGQVIRVTGGA, encoded by the coding sequence ATGGATCTAGGACTTACCAACCGCACCGTCATCGTCACCGGCGCATCCGGGGGCATCGGGCGGCACATCGCCCGCGGCTTCGCCGCGGAGGGCGCCGACGTGGTCATCACCTACCGCAACTCGCGCTCCGACGCCGAGCAGGTGGCCAAGGAGATCGGCGACCGCACCCTGCTCATCGGGTACGACCTGAGCGACCCCGCCGCGCCCACGGCCCTGGTCAAGCAGGTGCTGGACTGGACCGGCCGGATCGACGTGCTGGTCAACAACGCGGTCAACTGGGGCGCCGACGGCCTGCCGCAAGGGCACTTCGAGGACGCGCCGGACGACTACTGGCTGCCGGTGCTGCGGGCCAACATCGAGGGCGCGCTGCGGCTGACCCGGACCGTGGCGCCGGTCCTGCGCGAGCGCCGCTGGGGCCGGCTGGTGCACGTCTCGTCCAGCGTCGCCGAGGACGGCATGCCCAGCGGGGAGTACTACGGCGCGGCCAAGGCGGCGCTGCACGGGTTCAGCAAGTCGGCCGCGATCGGGCTCGGCCGGGATGGGGACATCCTGTCCAATGTGGTCATGCCCGGCCTGACCCGGACAGACCGGAACACCGAGATCACGGACGCATTCGGCGACCACTACAGCGCGTTGGCGCCGATCGGCCGGCTGCTGGACGCCGCCGAGGTGGCCGGCGCCGTCGTCTACCTCGGCTCGGCCGCCAACACGGGCATCACCGGGCAGGTGATCAGGGTGACCGGCGGCGCCTGA
- a CDS encoding DNA gyrase/topoisomerase IV subunit B, whose amino-acid sequence MTETLYGADDLTHLEGLDAVRKRPGMYIGSTDSRGVNHLVNEILDNSTDEGVAGHATRVVVTLHADGSVQVDDDGRGIPTDVHAKSGLSGVELVLTRLHAGGKFGGSGYKTSGGLHGVGASAVNALARRFDVTVRRAGKIHEMSFEYGVPGVFDGPGPTARFTPQAGLRVIGKLKAGQPTGTSIRYWHDPRYFETGAALDLEAVRAKVRNTAFLVPTVTYVLRHADGEDVNHFPNGLVDMVDYLTPDGDKPVCGTVVIEGTGTYRENAADENGVMQSNVERKAEIEVALRWGTGYDRTVECFANTIRNVHGGTHRKGFERAVTRALVDAIRNTRGLLRPKEEPPVLDDVLEGMTAVVHVRIPEPQFTSQTKDELSTAGITRVIQAVVEQHLRAWVDGRKTKTEARTILQKIVDAGRVRLVQKQQKDAARRKTALEGAAMPAKLVDCRSTGVQRSELFIVEGDSALGTARLARSSEYQALLPIRGKILNVQKANLQQVLDNVECSAIVQVLGAGSGRTFDLGAMRYGRILIMADADVDGSHIRTLLITLFAKYMRPAIEAGRLYAAMPPLHKITTKGREPRTIYTYTQAEMTNTVARLEKAGKQVVTPIPRFKGLGEMDADELWETTMNPGTRSVRRITLDDVDEAERVLELLMGDAVPPRRSWLIDSAGRVDRDTIDA is encoded by the coding sequence GTGACCGAGACGCTGTACGGGGCTGACGACCTCACCCACCTGGAAGGGCTGGACGCCGTCCGCAAGCGTCCCGGCATGTACATCGGGTCGACGGACAGCCGCGGCGTCAACCACCTGGTCAACGAGATCCTGGACAACTCCACCGACGAGGGTGTCGCAGGTCACGCCACCCGCGTCGTGGTCACCCTGCACGCCGACGGTTCCGTCCAGGTCGACGACGACGGCCGCGGCATCCCCACCGACGTGCACGCCAAGTCCGGCCTGTCCGGCGTCGAACTGGTGCTGACCCGGCTGCACGCGGGCGGCAAGTTCGGCGGCTCGGGCTACAAGACCTCCGGCGGCCTGCACGGCGTCGGCGCCTCCGCCGTCAACGCGCTGGCCCGCCGCTTCGACGTCACCGTCCGGCGGGCCGGCAAGATCCACGAGATGTCCTTCGAGTACGGGGTGCCGGGCGTGTTCGACGGGCCCGGCCCCACCGCCCGGTTCACCCCGCAGGCCGGCCTGCGCGTCATCGGCAAGCTCAAGGCCGGGCAGCCGACCGGCACCTCCATCCGGTACTGGCACGACCCGCGCTACTTCGAGACCGGCGCCGCGCTCGACCTGGAGGCCGTCCGCGCCAAGGTGCGCAACACGGCGTTCCTCGTGCCCACCGTCACCTATGTGCTGCGCCACGCCGACGGGGAAGACGTCAACCACTTCCCCAACGGCCTGGTCGACATGGTGGACTACCTCACCCCGGACGGCGACAAGCCGGTCTGCGGCACCGTGGTGATCGAGGGCACCGGGACGTACCGGGAAAACGCCGCCGACGAAAACGGCGTCATGCAGTCCAATGTGGAGCGCAAGGCCGAGATCGAGGTCGCGCTCCGCTGGGGCACCGGCTACGACCGCACCGTCGAGTGCTTCGCCAACACCATCCGCAACGTGCACGGCGGCACCCACCGCAAGGGCTTCGAGCGCGCCGTCACCCGCGCCCTCGTCGACGCCATCCGCAACACCCGCGGCCTGCTGCGACCCAAGGAGGAGCCGCCCGTCCTCGACGACGTCCTGGAGGGCATGACCGCGGTCGTGCACGTGCGGATCCCGGAGCCACAGTTCACCTCGCAGACCAAGGACGAGCTGTCCACCGCCGGCATCACCCGGGTCATCCAGGCCGTGGTCGAGCAGCACCTGCGCGCCTGGGTCGACGGGCGCAAGACCAAGACCGAGGCCCGCACGATCCTGCAAAAGATCGTCGACGCCGGCCGGGTCCGGCTGGTCCAGAAACAGCAGAAGGACGCCGCCCGCCGCAAGACCGCCCTCGAAGGCGCGGCCATGCCGGCCAAGCTGGTCGACTGCCGATCCACCGGCGTGCAGCGCAGCGAGCTGTTCATCGTCGAGGGCGACAGCGCGCTCGGCACCGCCCGGCTGGCCCGCTCCTCGGAGTACCAGGCGCTCCTGCCCATCCGCGGCAAGATCCTCAACGTGCAAAAGGCCAACCTGCAACAGGTGCTCGACAACGTCGAGTGCTCGGCGATCGTGCAGGTGCTCGGCGCCGGCTCCGGCCGCACCTTCGACCTGGGCGCCATGCGCTACGGCCGCATCCTGATCATGGCGGACGCCGACGTCGACGGCTCGCACATCCGCACCCTGCTGATCACGCTCTTCGCCAAGTACATGCGCCCGGCGATCGAGGCCGGCCGGCTGTACGCCGCGATGCCGCCCCTCCACAAGATCACGACAAAGGGTCGCGAGCCGCGGACCATCTACACGTACACCCAGGCCGAGATGACCAACACGGTCGCCCGGCTGGAAAAGGCCGGCAAACAGGTCGTCACGCCGATCCCGCGCTTCAAGGGCCTGGGCGAGATGGACGCCGACGAGCTGTGGGAGACCACGATGAACCCGGGCACCCGCTCCGTGCGGCGGATCACCCTGGACGACGTGGACGAGGCCGAGCGGGTGCTGGAGCTGCTCATGGGCGACGCCGTGCCGCCCCGCCGTTCCTGGCTGATCGACTCCGCCGGCCGGGTCGACCGCGACACGATCGACGCCTGA
- a CDS encoding DNA gyrase/topoisomerase IV subunit A, with translation MARRKGTQTKVDLSAFDQAGATVHDNSLIAEVEDSYLEYAYSVIHSRALPDARDGLKPVHRRILFSMHEQGHRPDRPYVKSARVVGDCMGKYHPHGDGAIYDAMVRLAQDFSLNATLIDGHGNFGSPDDGPAASRYTEARMSREAMLLVGELGEGTVDFRPNYDGSLEEPVVLPAAFPNLLVNGTSGIAVGMATNMIPHNLGEVVAAARWLINHPDATLDKLMEFVPGPDLPTGGMLLGLDEVRKAYETGRGVVRMRGKVEIGPLEGSRGRQAITVVELPYGVGAEKVIEKITDEVTKTKRLQGIADVKDLTDRENGTRLVIECKVGVNPQALLADLYRLTPLEQSFGVNNLVLVDGQVQTLGLKALLEVFLAHRYEVVTRRTTYRRRKRQERLHLVEGLLLALIDIDKVVRLIRASDNAQAAKDALMAQFKLSDIQATYILDTPLRRLTKFDRIELETEGERLRAEIAELSAILDDDAVLRKVVADELAQVAKEFASERRTTLIDGDLKVTLAASVPSGPLEVGDDPCQVILSATGLVARTAVESEEAAEGRSRKGRVKHDSVRSVVHTTARGQVLLVTSKGRAFKTDVLPLPVLPEQTGTVSLSGGMSASELVPLEPGEAVIGLAPLAGAAGSPGLALGTREGVVKICAPEWPVRSDEFEVIGLREGDEVVGATWLGDGSETLAFVSSDASLLKYPAGVVRPQGLKGGGMAGINLDAGAQVVFFGAVRTDDPEHGEPMVVTSTGGSVKVTPLSAYPPKGRATGGVRAQRFLKGERRLALAWVGPRPAAASGTGDPVTLPAVDPRRDGSGAAMYGPKVVGHLIERG, from the coding sequence ATGGCACGCCGCAAGGGCACCCAGACGAAGGTCGACCTGTCCGCGTTCGACCAGGCGGGCGCGACGGTCCACGACAACTCGCTGATCGCCGAGGTCGAAGACTCCTATTTGGAGTACGCCTACTCGGTGATCCACTCCCGGGCGCTCCCGGACGCGCGCGACGGACTCAAGCCGGTGCACCGCCGCATCCTCTTCTCGATGCACGAGCAGGGCCACCGGCCAGATCGCCCGTATGTGAAGAGTGCCCGAGTTGTCGGCGACTGCATGGGTAAGTACCATCCACACGGGGATGGGGCGATTTACGACGCGATGGTCCGGCTGGCGCAGGACTTCTCGCTGAACGCGACACTCATCGACGGGCATGGAAATTTTGGGAGCCCAGACGATGGACCGGCGGCCTCGCGATACACCGAGGCTCGGATGTCGCGCGAGGCGATGCTGCTGGTCGGTGAGCTGGGCGAGGGCACGGTCGACTTCCGGCCCAACTACGACGGCTCGCTGGAGGAGCCCGTCGTGCTGCCCGCGGCGTTCCCCAACCTGCTGGTCAACGGCACGTCCGGCATCGCGGTCGGCATGGCCACCAACATGATCCCGCACAACCTCGGCGAGGTCGTGGCGGCCGCCCGGTGGCTGATCAACCACCCGGACGCCACGCTGGACAAGCTGATGGAGTTCGTCCCCGGCCCCGACCTGCCGACCGGCGGGATGCTGCTGGGCCTGGACGAGGTGCGCAAGGCGTACGAGACCGGCCGCGGCGTCGTGCGGATGCGCGGCAAGGTGGAGATCGGCCCGCTCGAAGGCAGCCGCGGGCGCCAGGCCATCACGGTGGTCGAGCTGCCGTACGGGGTGGGCGCCGAGAAGGTGATCGAGAAGATCACCGACGAGGTCACCAAGACCAAGCGGCTGCAGGGCATCGCCGACGTCAAGGACCTGACCGACCGGGAGAACGGCACCCGCCTCGTCATCGAGTGCAAGGTGGGCGTCAACCCGCAGGCGCTGCTCGCCGACCTGTACCGGCTGACCCCGCTGGAGCAGTCGTTCGGCGTCAACAACCTGGTGCTGGTCGACGGGCAGGTGCAGACCCTGGGGCTCAAGGCCCTGCTGGAGGTCTTCCTCGCCCACCGGTACGAGGTGGTGACGCGGCGCACGACGTACCGGCGGCGCAAGCGGCAGGAGCGGCTGCACCTGGTCGAGGGCCTGCTGCTGGCGCTGATCGACATCGACAAGGTGGTCCGGCTGATCCGGGCCAGCGACAACGCCCAGGCGGCCAAGGACGCCCTGATGGCGCAGTTCAAGCTGTCCGACATCCAGGCGACGTACATCCTGGACACGCCGTTGCGGCGGCTGACCAAGTTCGACCGGATCGAGCTGGAGACCGAGGGCGAGCGGCTGCGCGCCGAGATCGCCGAGCTGTCCGCGATCCTCGACGACGACGCGGTGCTGCGCAAGGTGGTCGCCGACGAGCTGGCCCAGGTGGCGAAGGAGTTCGCGAGCGAGCGGCGTACGACGCTGATCGACGGCGACCTGAAGGTGACGCTGGCCGCGTCCGTGCCGTCCGGGCCGCTGGAGGTCGGCGACGATCCGTGCCAGGTGATCCTGTCGGCGACCGGGCTGGTCGCCCGTACGGCGGTGGAGTCGGAGGAGGCGGCGGAGGGGCGCAGCCGCAAGGGTCGGGTCAAGCACGACAGCGTGCGGTCGGTGGTGCACACGACGGCGCGGGGCCAGGTGCTGCTGGTGACCAGTAAGGGGCGGGCGTTCAAGACCGACGTGCTGCCGTTGCCGGTCCTGCCGGAGCAGACCGGGACGGTGTCGTTGAGCGGCGGGATGTCGGCGTCGGAGCTGGTGCCGCTGGAGCCGGGGGAGGCGGTGATCGGGCTGGCCCCGCTTGCCGGCGCGGCTGGCTCGCCGGGGCTCGCGCTGGGCACCCGGGAGGGCGTGGTGAAGATCTGCGCGCCGGAGTGGCCGGTCCGGTCCGACGAGTTCGAGGTCATCGGCCTGCGCGAGGGCGACGAGGTGGTCGGCGCGACGTGGCTGGGTGACGGTTCGGAGACGCTGGCGTTCGTCAGCTCGGACGCGTCGCTGCTCAAGTACCCGGCCGGGGTGGTGCGTCCGCAGGGCCTCAAGGGTGGCGGGATGGCCGGTATCAACCTGGACGCCGGGGCGCAGGTGGTGTTCTTCGGCGCGGTGCGTACGGACGACCCGGAGCACGGGGAGCCGATGGTGGTCACCTCCACGGGTGGCAGCGTCAAGGTGACTCCGCTGTCGGCGTACCCGCCGAAGGGGAGGGCGACCGGCGGGGTGCGCGCGCAGCGGTTCCTCAAGGGTGAGCGGCGGCTGGCGTTGGCGTGGGTGGGTCCGCGCCCGGCGGCGGCGAGCGGCACCGGTGACCCGGTGACGTTGCCGGCGGTGGACCCGCGGCGGGACGGGTCGGGTGCGGCCATGTACGGGCCGAAGGTGGTCGGGCACCTGATCGAGCGCGGCTAG
- a CDS encoding MFS transporter, protein MATTRDSHNLRAVLAVRGFRRLLGVRLSSQLADGLFQAALAGSVLFNPDKQTSAMAIAAGSALLVTPYSLIGPFVGVFLDRWSRRQLVVITNLIRALLVLPAAALIHAGDNGVAFVVVAFAIIGLNRFLLSGLSAGVPHVVEDRRLVTANSLASTLGTICFSAGLGIAVLLVNSTVSAGNSGYAVMALLAPLGWVFSSLLARRSFEVDDLGPDHTLKTPASMSSALAATVRGMADGLSHLAARRGAAYAMAAKAGFRVLFGVMTLALLLLYRNYFVTDDNVHDSITGLVFVVGAGSAGVFVAALVTPPITRRIGGWAWIATLLVGVAIALPIFAVPFTQPLLVVAVFCINIAAQGTKIVVDTSIQHECDDDYRGRVFAVNDTTYNLSYVVGLFLAALTLPGDGHSPTAVFVVAAGYAVVAGWYALVGGRWARREGDDIAQPEPTPVPTPWADPAPARAPRPLPRRSRDSRGAAGQRERGTEVQHHRAAEAVHSGAQRRQRAGLEVGLRRRNGENVCTSCRYRSVDSDSWRRNTRASTPTKSPLPAMSSTNHPSVRSVVPGSAACSASAIAWACTGSA, encoded by the coding sequence ATGGCCACCACCCGGGACTCGCACAACCTGCGCGCCGTGCTCGCCGTACGCGGGTTTCGGCGCCTGCTCGGCGTGCGCCTATCCAGCCAGCTCGCGGACGGGTTGTTCCAGGCGGCACTGGCCGGCAGCGTCCTGTTCAACCCCGACAAGCAGACCAGCGCCATGGCCATCGCGGCCGGCTCCGCCCTGCTCGTCACCCCGTACTCGCTGATCGGCCCCTTCGTCGGCGTCTTCCTGGACCGGTGGAGCCGGCGGCAGCTGGTGGTGATCACCAACCTGATCCGGGCGCTGCTGGTGCTGCCCGCCGCCGCCCTGATCCACGCCGGCGACAACGGCGTGGCGTTCGTCGTCGTGGCATTCGCGATCATCGGGCTGAACCGCTTCCTGCTGTCCGGGCTGTCCGCCGGCGTGCCACACGTGGTGGAGGACCGAAGACTGGTCACCGCCAACTCGCTGGCCAGCACGCTGGGCACGATCTGCTTCTCGGCCGGCCTGGGTATCGCCGTGCTCCTGGTCAACTCGACCGTGTCGGCCGGCAACTCCGGGTACGCCGTGATGGCCCTGCTGGCGCCGCTCGGGTGGGTCTTCTCCTCGCTGCTCGCCCGGCGCTCCTTCGAGGTGGACGACCTGGGCCCGGACCACACCCTCAAGACCCCGGCCTCGATGAGTTCGGCGCTGGCCGCGACCGTCCGCGGCATGGCCGACGGCCTGTCCCACCTGGCCGCCCGGCGCGGCGCCGCGTACGCGATGGCCGCCAAGGCCGGCTTCCGGGTGCTCTTCGGCGTCATGACCCTGGCCCTGCTGCTGCTCTACCGCAACTACTTCGTCACCGACGACAACGTGCACGACTCGATCACCGGCCTGGTCTTCGTGGTCGGCGCCGGCAGCGCCGGAGTGTTCGTCGCCGCCCTGGTCACGCCGCCGATCACCCGCCGCATCGGCGGCTGGGCGTGGATCGCCACCCTGCTCGTCGGCGTCGCCATCGCCCTGCCGATCTTCGCGGTGCCGTTCACCCAGCCGCTGCTCGTCGTCGCCGTGTTCTGCATCAACATCGCCGCCCAGGGCACCAAGATCGTCGTGGACACGTCGATCCAGCACGAGTGCGACGACGACTACCGCGGCCGGGTCTTCGCCGTCAACGACACCACCTACAACCTCTCGTACGTGGTGGGGCTCTTCCTCGCCGCGCTCACCCTGCCCGGCGACGGCCACTCACCCACCGCCGTGTTCGTCGTCGCCGCCGGGTACGCCGTGGTGGCCGGCTGGTACGCGCTGGTCGGCGGCCGCTGGGCCCGCCGCGAGGGCGACGACATCGCCCAGCCCGAACCCACCCCGGTCCCCACCCCGTGGGCTGACCCCGCCCCGGCTCGCGCGCCGCGCCCCCTCCCCCGTCGATCAAGGGATTCACGAGGGGCGGCGGGCCAGCGCGAGCGTGGTACGGAGGTCCAGCACCACCGCGCCGCCGAAGCCGTCCACAGTGGAGCGCAACGCCGCCAGCGCGCGGGCCTGGAGGTCGGGCTGCGCCGGCGGAACGGGGAGAACGTCTGCACCAGTTGCAGGTACCGCTCCGTGGACAGCGACTCGTGGCGGCGGAACACCCGCGCCTCGACGCCCACGAAGAGCCCACTCCCGGCGATGTCCTCGACGAACCACCCCTCCGTCCGCTCCGTCGTCCCCGGATCCGCCGCGTGCAGCGCATCCGCGATCGCCTGGGCGTGCACAGGATCCGCGTAG